A single region of the [Limnothrix rosea] IAM M-220 genome encodes:
- the cysS gene encoding cysteine--tRNA ligase — translation MTLSLYNTLNRRSEPFAPIEAGKVRMYCCGITVYDYCHLGHARTCLSWDVVRRYLQWSGYDVKYIQNFTDIDDKILNRARKENSSMEAVADKYIEAYHADMAALSIQPADEYPRATHCLDGIQKLIHDLEAKGFAYASKGDVYYSVRKFEGYGKLSGRKLEDMQAGASGRVEEDPEAPKKEDPCDFALWKGAKEGEPSWESPWGAGRPGWHIECSAMVRDRLGDTIDIHVGGSDLIFPHHENEIAQSEAATGQPLAKYWMHNGMVKVEGEKMSKSLGNFITIRDLLETYDPMAVRLFILQAHYTKPLDFTDEALQAATKGWETLNEALLFGEQLNTDGITADAGILQKFKDIVDKDLNFAGGLAVLFELAKELCKEKNILVHEGKFKQHPEILATVWLTLQELADVLGFVATEKATETTGSLSDAEIQDLIQQRQDARANKDYAEGDRLRDILVENNIILIDKPGGLTEWRR, via the coding sequence ATGACCCTAAGTCTCTACAACACCCTCAATCGACGCTCTGAACCCTTTGCACCCATCGAAGCTGGCAAGGTGCGGATGTATTGCTGTGGCATCACGGTCTATGACTATTGCCATTTGGGTCATGCGCGGACTTGTTTAAGCTGGGATGTGGTGCGGCGCTATCTGCAATGGTCTGGCTACGACGTGAAATATATTCAGAATTTTACTGATATTGACGATAAAATCCTCAACCGTGCCCGTAAAGAAAATAGCTCCATGGAAGCAGTGGCGGATAAATACATTGAGGCCTACCACGCAGATATGGCGGCGTTGTCCATTCAACCTGCCGACGAATATCCCCGCGCTACCCACTGTTTAGATGGCATTCAGAAACTCATCCATGATCTCGAAGCGAAAGGTTTTGCCTACGCCTCAAAGGGTGATGTGTATTATTCAGTGCGAAAATTTGAGGGTTACGGTAAACTTTCTGGTCGCAAGCTAGAGGATATGCAGGCTGGGGCTAGTGGTCGGGTAGAAGAAGATCCAGAAGCACCGAAAAAAGAAGACCCCTGTGATTTTGCGCTGTGGAAAGGAGCGAAAGAGGGAGAACCTTCTTGGGAGTCGCCTTGGGGGGCAGGTCGTCCCGGTTGGCATATCGAATGTTCGGCCATGGTGCGCGATCGCCTCGGTGACACCATTGATATTCACGTGGGTGGCAGCGATCTGATTTTTCCTCACCATGAAAACGAAATTGCCCAGTCCGAAGCGGCAACAGGTCAGCCTTTGGCGAAATACTGGATGCACAATGGCATGGTGAAAGTAGAGGGGGAAAAAATGTCGAAATCCCTCGGCAACTTTATTACCATCCGTGATCTCCTCGAAACCTATGACCCAATGGCTGTGCGCCTCTTTATTTTGCAAGCTCACTACACCAAGCCCCTCGACTTCACCGATGAAGCTTTGCAGGCCGCGACCAAGGGTTGGGAAACTTTAAATGAAGCCTTGCTTTTTGGTGAACAGCTCAATACCGATGGCATTACCGCCGATGCGGGGATTCTCCAGAAATTTAAGGATATTGTTGATAAAGACCTCAATTTCGCGGGCGGTTTGGCTGTTCTGTTTGAGCTAGCAAAAGAGCTTTGCAAAGAGAAAAATATTTTGGTGCATGAAGGCAAATTTAAGCAGCACCCTGAAATCCTTGCAACTGTATGGTTAACGCTCCAAGAGCTGGCCGATGTCCTCGGTTTTGTGGCGACCGAAAAAGCAACAGAAACCACGGGTAGCCTCAGTGATGCGGAAATTCAAGATCTGATTCAACAGCGCCAAGATGCCCGCGCGAATAAGGATTATGCTGAGGGCGATCGCCTGCGGGATATTTTGGTCGAAAATAACATCATCTTGATCGATAAACCCGGTGGCCTAACGGAATGGCGTCGGTAA